In Arthrobacter sp. PAMC25284, a single genomic region encodes these proteins:
- a CDS encoding MGMT family protein — MRMEYVEAVLDLVDLIPSGSAVAYGDVAELLGSGGPRQVGAVMSRGGSAVAWWRVLKSTGEAPPGHERAALSRYVEEGTPLTGRYADFLRTGEGRWRVDLPAARWVPSEPEFDRIDALARQLDRALAGAVPELSLPDDGMAG, encoded by the coding sequence ATGCGAATGGAGTATGTGGAAGCGGTGCTGGACCTGGTGGACCTGATCCCGTCCGGAAGCGCTGTCGCATATGGCGATGTTGCCGAGCTCCTTGGTTCCGGCGGTCCCCGGCAGGTCGGTGCGGTCATGAGCCGCGGCGGCAGCGCCGTTGCGTGGTGGCGTGTCCTGAAGTCCACCGGCGAGGCCCCTCCGGGGCACGAACGTGCTGCCCTGTCGAGGTACGTCGAGGAAGGCACTCCGCTCACCGGACGCTACGCCGACTTCCTGCGCACCGGCGAAGGACGCTGGCGCGTGGACCTGCCCGCTGCCCGGTGGGTGCCGTCGGAGCCCGAATTTGACCGGATCGATGCCCTGGCCCGGCAGCTGGACCGTGCGTTGGCCGGCGCAGTGCCTGAATTGTCGCTGCCTGATGATGGAATGGCCGGGTGA
- a CDS encoding ATP-dependent DNA helicase: protein MRLLPPRTQHCAIPVLTADQLAVVEVLHGSGPVLVPGAPGTGKSTVLVEAAVRRAQRDGLDPERMLILAPGRLAADTLRDRFTARLDRSLSTTPARTWASYAFDVIRRAKAAGVLPLPRPPKLLSGPEQDLIIKELLEGHALPGLELPWPEDLGEALQTRGFRQEVRQLFDRIIESGQTAEDLVALAGHCSRPDWVAAAALYSEYRDVLDLRMPEAFDPAGIITAARQIFQDAPDFLAAERDRLQLILVDDIQEANPAVFELLADIAAGKDVIVTASPDTVVQGFRGARPDLVAELPVLLAPTGGTVLERPLHLAHRQAPAVAEAWQSVAGRISRRAGGQSARRLEQPPRTGSAEGPPGSAPDRAAVDGAVDNAWGSVEAHLLPSPVHELRYVAQRILEAQLRDGRELGEIAVIVRNGGQLSQLQRYLSGQGIPVRIPVAESAVRDEVAVRPLLDAYAVALDPALLTPESAVALLTSRIGGASSIELRRLRQSLRHEEILGGSGRASDALLVEALLEPGALATLGIEGRSARRIARMIAAGREAAAAPGGNAETVLWALWHSTGLASRWTETALAGGSAGSRADRDLDAMMALFHTAERFVDQLPGSGPEQFLEYLLSQELPMDTLAARAQLEDAVELMTPASAAGREWPVVIVPGLQEGVWPNTRLRGELLGSTLFADAVEHGVEYALRVDPLSRLREIRYDELRSFSTAVSRAKSLLICTAVSSEDEQPSSFLDYVAPLHPDRDRRGYTPVERPLTLRALVAELRQHAQLDAAAGEPLEATAVLASLAAAEPPVPGAHPASWWGLAPLSTDEPVVPPGGTVYVSPSKVETVQKSPLDWFVQAAGGEAATDFARSLGTLVHAIAQDFPDASGSEYVAELVRRWPALGMKDNWEGKLDFQRAESMVRKLAQYVLVMRSEGRSLLGVEQDFEVKLPDLSVDVTAGPVPDDGPWPARSAVLRGQVDRLEMDAAGRLVIVDLKTGKRQPGKADLDRHPQLGAYQAAVLAGGFAGADDGPPPLPGGAVLAQLGTTTKSPGVQSQAPLDPAENWALEMVQDAAEAMSANTFEARHDPGKGGHGGHGCRLPEVCPLCARGKQVTE from the coding sequence CTGCGCCTGCTCCCGCCCAGGACGCAGCATTGCGCCATTCCCGTGCTCACGGCGGACCAGCTCGCCGTCGTCGAGGTCCTGCACGGCTCCGGACCCGTGCTCGTCCCCGGGGCGCCCGGTACCGGGAAGTCCACCGTGCTGGTGGAGGCCGCCGTCCGCCGGGCCCAGCGCGACGGGCTTGATCCCGAGCGGATGCTCATCCTGGCGCCCGGACGGCTCGCCGCGGACACGCTCCGGGACCGATTCACCGCACGCCTGGACCGCAGCCTGAGCACAACGCCGGCCCGGACCTGGGCGTCGTACGCCTTTGACGTGATCAGGCGCGCCAAGGCGGCGGGGGTTCTGCCGCTGCCCCGTCCGCCGAAGCTCCTTTCCGGGCCAGAGCAGGACCTGATTATCAAAGAACTCCTCGAAGGCCACGCGCTGCCGGGACTGGAGCTGCCCTGGCCGGAGGACCTGGGGGAGGCCCTGCAGACCCGGGGCTTCCGGCAGGAGGTACGGCAGCTCTTTGACCGGATCATCGAATCGGGTCAGACGGCCGAGGACCTGGTGGCGCTCGCCGGACACTGCAGCCGGCCGGACTGGGTCGCCGCTGCCGCGCTGTACTCCGAATACCGGGACGTATTGGACCTGCGGATGCCCGAGGCTTTTGATCCCGCCGGCATCATCACCGCTGCTCGCCAGATTTTCCAGGACGCACCCGATTTCCTTGCTGCGGAGCGCGACCGGCTGCAGCTGATTCTGGTGGACGATATCCAGGAGGCGAACCCCGCAGTGTTCGAGCTGCTGGCAGACATCGCAGCGGGCAAGGACGTCATTGTCACCGCGTCTCCCGACACTGTGGTCCAGGGCTTCCGCGGCGCGCGGCCGGACCTCGTGGCCGAGTTGCCGGTGCTGCTGGCGCCAACCGGCGGGACGGTCCTGGAACGTCCGCTCCATCTCGCCCACCGGCAGGCTCCGGCGGTCGCAGAGGCGTGGCAGTCGGTGGCCGGGCGCATCTCCCGGCGGGCCGGCGGGCAATCCGCGCGCCGGCTCGAGCAACCGCCCCGGACCGGCTCGGCTGAAGGGCCTCCTGGGAGTGCCCCTGATCGCGCTGCTGTTGACGGTGCTGTTGACAATGCCTGGGGAAGCGTCGAGGCGCATTTGCTCCCGTCGCCGGTGCACGAATTGCGCTACGTCGCACAGCGGATCCTTGAGGCCCAGCTGCGGGACGGCCGTGAGCTGGGCGAGATCGCGGTGATTGTGCGCAACGGCGGCCAGCTCAGCCAGCTCCAGCGGTATCTCAGCGGCCAGGGCATTCCGGTCCGGATACCGGTGGCCGAATCTGCTGTCCGGGATGAGGTCGCAGTCCGTCCACTGCTGGATGCCTACGCAGTGGCTCTCGATCCCGCGCTCCTGACGCCGGAGTCGGCGGTTGCCCTGCTGACGTCCCGGATCGGCGGGGCCAGCTCGATCGAGCTGCGGCGGCTGCGCCAGTCCCTGCGGCACGAGGAAATTCTTGGCGGCAGCGGCCGGGCCAGTGACGCGTTGCTCGTCGAAGCTTTGCTGGAACCCGGCGCCCTGGCCACACTGGGCATCGAAGGGCGGTCCGCGCGCCGGATAGCCCGGATGATTGCGGCGGGCCGGGAGGCCGCAGCGGCGCCCGGCGGCAACGCCGAGACGGTGCTTTGGGCACTCTGGCATTCGACCGGACTTGCTTCGCGATGGACCGAGACCGCCCTGGCCGGGGGATCCGCTGGTTCCCGTGCGGACCGCGATCTCGACGCCATGATGGCCCTGTTCCACACGGCGGAGCGGTTCGTGGACCAACTGCCCGGATCCGGCCCGGAGCAGTTCCTCGAGTACCTGCTGAGCCAGGAACTTCCCATGGACACCCTCGCGGCCAGGGCCCAGCTGGAGGACGCCGTGGAACTGATGACACCGGCCAGCGCCGCCGGACGGGAATGGCCCGTGGTGATTGTCCCGGGACTGCAGGAAGGCGTGTGGCCCAACACCCGACTCCGCGGCGAACTGCTCGGCAGCACTTTGTTTGCCGACGCCGTCGAACACGGTGTCGAGTACGCCTTGCGTGTTGATCCGCTCAGCCGGCTGCGCGAAATCCGCTACGACGAGCTGCGCAGCTTCTCCACCGCGGTATCACGGGCCAAATCCCTGCTGATCTGCACTGCCGTGTCCTCTGAGGACGAACAGCCCTCGTCCTTCCTGGACTACGTGGCACCGCTGCACCCGGACCGGGACCGGCGCGGGTACACCCCGGTGGAACGTCCCCTGACCCTGCGGGCTCTCGTGGCCGAGCTGCGGCAACACGCCCAGCTGGATGCCGCCGCCGGCGAACCGCTGGAGGCGACCGCCGTGCTGGCGTCCCTGGCCGCCGCGGAGCCCCCCGTGCCAGGGGCGCATCCTGCCAGCTGGTGGGGCCTCGCGCCACTGTCCACTGATGAACCGGTCGTGCCGCCCGGTGGCACCGTGTACGTCTCGCCGTCCAAGGTCGAAACTGTTCAGAAGTCTCCGCTGGACTGGTTCGTCCAGGCCGCAGGCGGCGAAGCGGCCACCGATTTCGCGCGCAGCCTGGGAACCCTGGTCCATGCCATTGCACAGGATTTCCCGGATGCCTCCGGCAGCGAATACGTGGCGGAACTGGTGCGGCGCTGGCCGGCCCTGGGCATGAAGGACAACTGGGAAGGAAAACTCGACTTCCAGCGGGCGGAATCGATGGTCCGCAAGCTCGCGCAGTACGTACTCGTTATGCGCAGCGAGGGCCGAAGCCTGCTGGGCGTCGAGCAGGACTTTGAGGTCAAGCTGCCGGACCTGTCCGTGGACGTCACTGCCGGGCCGGTGCCGGACGACGGGCCATGGCCGGCCCGGTCCGCCGTACTCCGGGGCCAGGTCGACAGGCTCGAAATGGACGCCGCGGGACGCCTGGTCATCGTCGACCTGAAGACCGGCAAACGCCAGCCCGGCAAGGCGGATCTCGACCGGCACCCCCAGCTCGGCGCCTACCAGGCGGCCGTACTGGCCGGGGGCTTCGCCGGAGCCGACGACGGTCCGCCGCCGTTGCCTGGCGGGGCGGTCCTTGCCCAGCTCGGCACGACCACCAAGAGCCCCGGAGTCCAGTCCCAGGCGCCGCTGGACCCGGCAGAGAACTGGGCACTGGAGATGGTGCAGGACGCCGCCGAGGCGATGTCCGCCAACACTTTCGAAGCCCGGCATGATCCGGGCAAGGGCGGCCACGGCGGCCATGGCTGCCGGCTGCCCGAGGTCTGCCCGCTGTGCGCGCGCGGAAAGCAGGTTACTGAATGA
- the nudC gene encoding NAD(+) diphosphatase yields MEHTSPANHLMDTVLPVRPARIDRGSAARMNPGMVADLVRSGVARAMLLSGRQALIEGDGLVLLDAAELESRLHDTQYAPEHVIYLGSAVPGSDLAPGTELVLFVIPEQFEVRTEEFEDHVAGIPAAARWAGFRDVAAMLNPTDTALFVEASAIANWHATHTHCPRCGTPTEVESGGWVRRCPADASEHYPRTDPAIIVTVVGPDGRLLLGGGGPADARNYSTLAGFVEPGESLEQAVVREIGEEVGVRVSASQYLGSQPWPFPASLMLGFTATTPDTVARPDGVEVTRARWFSRSELQDAVLSGEIVISSRLSIARALIEHWYGGVIQDHPDTV; encoded by the coding sequence ATGGAGCACACGAGCCCGGCAAACCACCTGATGGACACGGTCCTGCCGGTGCGTCCGGCCCGGATCGACCGCGGCAGCGCAGCCCGGATGAATCCCGGGATGGTCGCGGATCTGGTCCGGTCCGGCGTCGCACGGGCGATGCTGCTTTCCGGCCGGCAGGCCCTCATTGAGGGCGATGGCCTCGTGCTCCTGGACGCGGCCGAGCTCGAGAGCCGGCTCCACGACACCCAGTACGCTCCCGAGCACGTGATCTACCTTGGCTCGGCCGTTCCCGGCTCAGATCTCGCCCCGGGAACCGAGCTTGTCCTCTTTGTTATTCCGGAACAGTTTGAGGTCAGGACCGAGGAATTCGAAGATCACGTTGCCGGCATCCCGGCCGCGGCACGGTGGGCCGGATTCCGCGACGTCGCGGCCATGCTGAACCCCACCGACACCGCGTTGTTCGTTGAGGCCAGCGCCATTGCCAACTGGCACGCCACCCACACCCATTGCCCGCGCTGCGGCACTCCGACCGAAGTCGAATCCGGAGGCTGGGTCCGCCGCTGTCCGGCCGATGCATCTGAACACTATCCGCGCACGGACCCGGCAATTATTGTCACGGTGGTGGGACCCGACGGCCGGCTCCTGCTGGGCGGCGGCGGTCCGGCCGACGCACGGAACTATTCGACGCTGGCAGGATTCGTCGAACCAGGTGAGTCGCTCGAACAGGCCGTCGTGCGCGAGATTGGCGAAGAGGTCGGTGTGCGGGTCAGTGCGTCCCAGTATCTGGGGTCGCAGCCCTGGCCGTTCCCGGCGTCGCTGATGCTCGGATTCACCGCCACAACACCGGACACTGTGGCCCGGCCCGACGGCGTCGAAGTCACCCGGGCGCGCTGGTTCAGCCGCAGCGAACTGCAGGACGCTGTCCTCAGCGGCGAAATAGTCATTTCCAGCAGACTGTCCATCGCACGGGCGCTCATCGAGCACTGGTACGGCGGCGTCATCCAGGACCACCCGGATACCGTGTGA
- a CDS encoding M48 family metallopeptidase codes for MAGRAGTGAAPAAIPLTTPDGAPVEVRRSARRRRTVAAFWENGTAVVAIPASFTRAQEHEWVHRMLEKLRLQGARGSRGEGRRPRNDEALASHAAELSAKYLGGRAVPSSVRWVSNQNSRWGSATPSEGTIRLSDKLQPMPQWVIDYVLLHELSHLLVAGHDAAFWRLLQAYPETERAKAFLEGVSFATSRGMAPDCAEPAT; via the coding sequence ATGGCTGGCCGCGCGGGCACCGGCGCAGCGCCGGCAGCCATACCGCTGACAACGCCTGACGGCGCCCCTGTGGAAGTACGCCGCTCGGCAAGACGCCGCAGGACGGTGGCCGCGTTCTGGGAAAACGGAACCGCGGTAGTGGCCATCCCTGCGTCGTTCACCCGGGCCCAGGAGCACGAATGGGTGCACCGGATGCTGGAGAAACTCCGGCTTCAGGGCGCCCGTGGAAGCCGGGGAGAAGGCCGCCGGCCACGCAACGACGAGGCCCTCGCGAGCCACGCAGCCGAACTTTCGGCCAAGTACCTTGGCGGCCGGGCCGTACCGTCGTCGGTCCGCTGGGTCAGCAACCAGAACTCGCGCTGGGGCTCGGCGACACCGTCGGAGGGGACCATCCGGCTGTCCGACAAGCTGCAGCCGATGCCACAGTGGGTGATCGACTACGTACTGCTCCACGAACTGTCGCATCTCCTGGTCGCCGGGCACGACGCCGCCTTCTGGCGGCTTCTGCAGGCCTACCCGGAGACTGAACGAGCCAAGGCCTTTCTTGAAGGGGTTTCCTTCGCTACCTCGCGAGGCATGGCTCCGGACTGCGCCGAGCCCGCTACCTAG
- a CDS encoding PDZ domain-containing protein, whose translation MTITEGGQPASDPAGGPVRGRRGGRTGAWTGRKPDNRSAAMLVSGLLAMALGVTAVSLPVPYVIESPGPTFNTLGEDQGEPVITVTGTESFPAKGSLDLTTVYVDGGPNGPVSVFAAFSAWLNGSKAVYPEELIFPRGVTKEQSQQESSTAMVTSQENAVAAALKELNIPFEQRMEIASLADGSAADGQLQAGDVLLSINDKPITALAVVQAELAAGNGAPVTVVVDRSGSRISATITPSVSPSGRFILGVILQYNFTFPFDVRISLDEVGGPSAGMMFALGIIDTITPGELTGGTHVAGTGTISPDGSVGPIGGISQKMHGARSAGASLFLAPAANCGDVVGHIPDGLQVVKVENLAGARKAVELAASGSDTSGLPACTSG comes from the coding sequence TTGACGATTACCGAGGGTGGGCAGCCCGCCAGCGACCCGGCAGGCGGGCCGGTCCGGGGCCGGCGGGGCGGCCGGACAGGAGCCTGGACGGGCCGGAAACCGGACAACCGGAGCGCAGCGATGCTGGTGTCGGGCCTTCTCGCCATGGCACTGGGTGTCACCGCGGTGAGCCTCCCGGTTCCATACGTAATCGAGTCCCCCGGACCGACCTTTAACACGCTCGGCGAGGACCAGGGCGAACCGGTCATCACCGTGACCGGGACCGAATCGTTCCCCGCCAAGGGAAGCCTGGACCTCACCACGGTCTACGTGGACGGCGGACCCAATGGCCCGGTCAGCGTCTTTGCCGCATTCTCGGCATGGCTCAACGGCAGCAAAGCGGTCTACCCCGAGGAACTGATCTTCCCGAGGGGCGTGACGAAAGAGCAGTCGCAACAGGAGAGTTCGACGGCGATGGTCACCTCACAGGAGAACGCGGTCGCGGCAGCCCTGAAAGAACTCAACATTCCCTTCGAGCAGCGGATGGAGATCGCCAGCCTCGCGGACGGCTCCGCCGCGGACGGCCAGCTTCAGGCCGGCGACGTGCTCCTCTCCATCAACGACAAGCCGATCACGGCGCTCGCCGTCGTCCAGGCGGAACTGGCCGCGGGGAACGGAGCACCGGTCACGGTCGTGGTGGACCGGTCGGGCAGCCGGATTTCGGCGACCATCACGCCATCGGTGAGTCCCTCCGGCCGATTCATTCTCGGGGTGATCCTGCAGTACAACTTCACGTTCCCCTTCGATGTCAGGATCTCCCTTGATGAGGTCGGCGGCCCGAGCGCCGGGATGATGTTCGCGCTGGGGATTATCGACACGATCACGCCGGGGGAGCTGACCGGCGGAACGCATGTCGCCGGGACCGGCACCATCAGCCCCGATGGCAGCGTCGGGCCGATCGGCGGGATCAGCCAGAAGATGCACGGCGCACGCTCCGCCGGGGCCTCCCTCTTCCTGGCTCCGGCGGCCAACTGCGGCGACGTCGTCGGCCACATCCCGGACGGCCTCCAGGTCGTCAAGGTTGAGAATTTGGCCGGTGCCCGGAAGGCCGTTGAGCTGGCCGCGTCGGGTTCCGACACTTCCGGTCTTCCCGCCTGCACCAGCGGCTAG